One Methanomassiliicoccales archaeon genomic region harbors:
- the acs gene encoding acetate--CoA ligase, with protein MNQTKFIEKVMEEKRRFPPPPEFALNAYIGSIEQYQQMYDESISDPNGFWEKWAKELDWFKRWDEVLSWDPENLKIEWFKGAKLNASYNCLDRHTRTWRKNKAAIIWQGEQENDVKVYTYHQLLTEVCKFANVLKKMGVRKGDRVAIYLPMIPELPIAMLACARIGAIHSVIFGGFSSESLKDRIRDSHSKILITADGSFRGGKLIALKSNGDVAISKEEYVEKMIVVRRTGIPVEMKEGRDLWWHELMEESECECPAEPMDAEDPLFILYTSGSTGKPKGVLHTTAGYLLYVLLTFKWIFDYHEEDTYWCTADIGWITGHSYIVYGPLAAGATVVMFEGIPTYPSPDRYWRIIEKFKVTIFYTAPTAIRSLMREGDHWPRSRDLSSLRLLGSVGEAINPEAWIWYYNVIGGGRCPIVDTWWQTETGGVLITPLPGAITLKPGCATKPFFGIEPAILREDGSEADTNEGGYLVIKKPWPGIMRTVYGQHERFREIYWSKFPGFYLTGDGARKDEDGDIWIMGRVDDVIKVSGHRIGAAEVESALVSHKDVAEAAVVPIPHPIKGEAIFAFVTLKTGVKESEELKRELVGHVRQQVGPIAAPEIIQFAGALPKTRSGKIMRRILRKIASGSVEDLGDTTTLADPSVVEKLIASRRELIK; from the coding sequence ATGAATCAAACGAAGTTTATCGAGAAGGTTATGGAGGAAAAGAGACGCTTTCCTCCACCGCCGGAATTTGCCCTTAATGCATATATTGGGAGCATTGAGCAATACCAGCAAATGTATGATGAATCGATTTCGGATCCAAACGGATTCTGGGAAAAATGGGCAAAGGAACTCGATTGGTTCAAAAGATGGGATGAAGTTTTAAGTTGGGATCCAGAAAATTTGAAAATAGAGTGGTTCAAAGGGGCGAAATTAAACGCTTCATATAATTGCCTTGACCGGCACACAAGAACGTGGCGGAAGAACAAAGCTGCGATTATATGGCAAGGCGAGCAAGAAAATGATGTAAAGGTGTATACCTATCATCAGCTTCTGACAGAAGTATGCAAGTTCGCAAATGTTTTGAAGAAAATGGGAGTCAGGAAGGGCGATAGAGTCGCAATATACCTGCCTATGATTCCTGAGTTACCTATTGCTATGCTTGCCTGTGCGAGAATAGGTGCCATACATAGCGTCATCTTCGGAGGATTTAGTTCAGAATCTCTTAAGGATCGCATCAGAGATAGTCATAGTAAAATTCTGATAACAGCAGATGGCTCGTTCAGAGGTGGAAAACTCATAGCACTTAAGAGCAATGGGGACGTGGCCATATCAAAGGAAGAATACGTTGAGAAAATGATTGTCGTGCGGCGGACTGGGATACCCGTGGAAATGAAGGAGGGACGAGATCTATGGTGGCATGAGTTGATGGAAGAATCTGAGTGTGAATGTCCTGCCGAGCCAATGGACGCAGAAGATCCGCTTTTCATTCTGTATACGAGTGGATCGACTGGGAAACCTAAAGGTGTTTTGCATACGACTGCAGGTTATCTTCTATACGTTCTTTTGACTTTCAAATGGATTTTCGATTATCACGAAGAAGACACGTATTGGTGTACTGCAGACATTGGATGGATAACTGGTCATAGTTACATTGTTTATGGTCCTCTAGCCGCAGGCGCGACCGTGGTTATGTTCGAGGGCATTCCAACATATCCATCTCCAGATAGATATTGGCGGATAATTGAAAAATTCAAAGTAACAATCTTTTACACAGCGCCAACCGCGATTCGCTCATTAATGCGCGAGGGAGATCATTGGCCTCGTTCAAGAGATTTATCAAGCTTGCGACTGTTGGGATCTGTCGGTGAAGCAATTAACCCAGAAGCTTGGATATGGTATTATAACGTGATCGGAGGTGGCCGATGTCCTATTGTAGATACTTGGTGGCAAACTGAAACGGGCGGAGTTTTGATTACACCGTTACCTGGTGCAATTACCCTCAAGCCAGGATGTGCAACAAAACCTTTCTTTGGTATTGAACCAGCCATATTAAGAGAAGACGGATCGGAGGCTGATACGAATGAGGGTGGCTATCTTGTTATAAAGAAACCCTGGCCTGGAATTATGCGTACCGTCTATGGCCAACACGAACGGTTCAGAGAGATCTACTGGTCAAAATTCCCAGGGTTCTATCTAACTGGAGATGGGGCAAGAAAGGATGAAGATGGGGATATTTGGATTATGGGACGGGTGGATGATGTCATAAAAGTATCAGGTCATAGAATAGGCGCAGCAGAGGTTGAAAGCGCGCTAGTAAGCCACAAGGATGTTGCAGAGGCTGCAGTTGTTCCGATCCCACACCCAATAAAGGGCGAAGCGATTTTCGCATTCGTTACATTGAAGACGGGTGTGAAAGAAAGTGAAGAGCTGAAACGAGAACTCGTGGGGCATGTGAGACAACAGGTAGGTCCAATAGCAGCGCCTGAAATAATCCAATTTGCGGGTGCCCTCCCAAAAACTCGTAGTGGAAAGATCATGAGACGCATTTTGAGAAAAATTGCATCGGGTTCGGTGGAAGACTTGGGTGATACGACAACGCTTGCTGATCCTTCGGTTGTTGAAAAGTTAATTGCATCCAGGAGGGAGCTGATAAAATGA
- a CDS encoding TIGR00266 family protein gives MDYEIKYKPSYSMVVLRLRDGESVVGESGAMTYMTPNIEVRTRARSGVLGSLALKVLGGQSFWVTDFIARGGPGEVAFVSAPIGDIEHIRLEGMSGWIIRKESYVASSPTVDLDIKWEGFTKGLFGQGLFMIRATGTGELFINTFGAIDRHVLRPEEELVVDNFHIVAFSDSCSYRVEKFGGIKETVLSGEGLVTRIRGPGEVLIQTKNPREFADWLWTLIEPRVQSRAR, from the coding sequence ATGGATTATGAAATCAAATATAAGCCTTCATATTCTATGGTTGTTTTGAGATTAAGGGATGGAGAATCCGTTGTTGGTGAATCTGGCGCAATGACTTACATGACACCCAATATTGAAGTGAGAACAAGAGCTAGATCAGGTGTCCTAGGATCACTGGCATTGAAAGTCTTAGGTGGTCAGTCGTTCTGGGTTACTGATTTTATTGCAAGAGGTGGTCCTGGTGAGGTTGCTTTCGTTTCTGCACCTATAGGGGATATAGAACATATCAGACTTGAGGGTATGAGTGGCTGGATCATTCGAAAAGAATCATACGTAGCGTCTTCACCCACGGTCGATCTCGATATCAAATGGGAAGGGTTTACAAAAGGGCTCTTTGGTCAAGGATTGTTCATGATAAGGGCAACAGGTACAGGGGAGCTCTTCATTAATACGTTTGGAGCAATCGACAGGCATGTTTTAAGACCTGAAGAGGAACTAGTTGTTGATAATTTCCATATCGTTGCATTCAGTGATTCATGCTCTTACAGAGTTGAAAAATTTGGCGGCATCAAGGAGACTGTTCTGAGCGGTGAGGGCTTGGTCACGCGGATCAGGGGCCCTGGCGAAGTCTTGATACAGACAAAGAACCCGAGGGAATTTGCTGATTGGCTCTGGACGCTCATCGAGCCTCGTGTCCAATCGAGAGCTCGCTGA
- a CDS encoding 30S ribosomal protein S9 yields MVDIINTTGKRKTAIARAVIRKGSGIVRINSIPLNIYSPEMARLKIMEPLILVGEKASTVDIEVNVQGGGVMGQAEASRTAIAKALVQFFGDEDLAKMFKQYDRSLLISDPRRKLPKKPLGRGARKKRQKSYR; encoded by the coding sequence ATGGTTGACATTATAAATACTACTGGTAAGAGAAAAACTGCGATCGCTAGAGCTGTGATCAGAAAGGGTTCTGGGATTGTCAGAATCAATAGCATACCGCTCAATATTTATTCACCCGAAATGGCAAGACTGAAAATCATGGAACCCCTAATCCTTGTGGGAGAGAAAGCATCAACAGTTGACATCGAGGTAAATGTTCAAGGTGGAGGTGTGATGGGGCAGGCGGAAGCGTCTCGAACGGCTATAGCGAAGGCTCTTGTTCAGTTTTTTGGAGATGAAGATCTAGCAAAGATGTTCAAACAATATGACCGCTCGTTATTGATCAGCGACCCGCGAAGAAAGTTGCCGAAGAAACCGCTCGGACGCGGTGCGAGGAAGAAGAGACAAAAATCTTACAGGTGA
- a CDS encoding DNA-directed RNA polymerase subunit N: MIIPVRCFTCGKVIGSIYQTFIRRVQLGEDPKQVLDDLGVKRYCCRRMIISHAELIDEIIPLG, from the coding sequence ATGATAATACCGGTAAGATGTTTTACCTGTGGAAAGGTCATAGGAAGTATATATCAGACATTCATCCGCAGAGTACAGCTTGGCGAAGACCCAAAACAGGTCCTCGATGATCTCGGTGTGAAGCGTTACTGCTGCCGGCGAATGATCATTTCTCACGCAGAATTGATCGATGAGATTATTCCGCTCGGTTAA
- a CDS encoding 50S ribosomal protein L13, whose amino-acid sequence MAVINAEGHVLGRLCSNIAERLLNGEEIVVVNAEKAVIVGKKEMVFAQYKQKRERGKNLRGPYYPRRSDLILKRVVRGMIPYNKPSGKEAYRRLKVYVGIPEEFASVPMEKIDEAVKQITGKFVTLSEVSGYLGSNVR is encoded by the coding sequence ATGGCAGTCATCAACGCTGAGGGACATGTGCTTGGAAGACTTTGTAGCAACATAGCAGAGAGACTACTGAATGGTGAAGAAATTGTCGTCGTTAATGCTGAAAAAGCTGTGATTGTGGGGAAAAAAGAAATGGTTTTTGCACAATATAAGCAGAAGAGAGAAAGAGGCAAGAATCTTCGCGGTCCATACTACCCAAGAAGATCAGATTTGATCTTGAAGAGGGTTGTTCGTGGCATGATTCCTTACAATAAGCCTAGTGGTAAAGAGGCATATCGTCGGCTTAAGGTATACGTGGGCATTCCAGAGGAATTCGCATCAGTTCCGATGGAGAAAATCGACGAAGCTGTCAAGCAGATCACTGGTAAGTTTGTAACTTTATCAGAAGTTTCAGGCTATCTTGGTTCTAATGTGAGGTGA